In Candidatus Zixiibacteriota bacterium, a single genomic region encodes these proteins:
- a CDS encoding cobalamin biosynthesis protein CbiA, producing MDRTAVTTNESLGMDGAGAQFRYPSIPAGIIALVGGFGSGKTEVAVNLTRYFALTENIPITIADLDLVNPYFRSREALAEMEELGVRVITPRGGDFFADLPILLPEIRGAIENKGGKLVLDVGGDAQGSRALGTLSDAFVSGEYEMIMVLNSRRPFTADVEGCLKTIFRIEASAHLKFTGLVSNSHLIDETTPEVLREGYTLAMDVSAASGLPLLFLSAKIEVLEQTDLSQFGCPVLPLVRAMLKPWERRSARPHDRFKV from the coding sequence ATGGACAGAACGGCCGTGACAACAAATGAAAGCTTAGGTATGGATGGAGCCGGGGCACAATTTCGATATCCTTCAATCCCGGCCGGCATCATTGCCCTGGTGGGTGGTTTTGGCAGCGGCAAGACGGAAGTAGCTGTCAATCTGACCCGCTATTTTGCATTAACCGAAAATATTCCAATAACCATAGCGGACCTTGATCTGGTCAATCCCTATTTTCGTTCTCGTGAAGCATTGGCGGAGATGGAGGAATTGGGCGTGCGGGTGATCACGCCCCGCGGCGGCGATTTTTTCGCCGACCTGCCCATACTCCTTCCGGAGATCAGAGGCGCAATTGAGAATAAGGGAGGGAAACTGGTGCTCGATGTGGGCGGCGATGCGCAGGGGTCGCGCGCCCTCGGGACTCTTTCGGATGCTTTTGTATCCGGTGAATATGAAATGATTATGGTTCTCAACAGCCGCCGTCCGTTTACCGCCGATGTCGAGGGATGTCTGAAGACCATATTCCGGATTGAAGCCTCGGCGCATCTGAAATTCACCGGACTTGTTTCGAACAGTCATTTGATTGACGAGACAACGCCGGAGGTTCTTCGCGAAGGATATACTCTTGCTATGGATGTATCCGCCGCCAGCGGTCTCCCTTTGTTATTTCTGAGCGCCAAGATTGAAGTTCTGGAGCAGACCGACCTTTCGCAATTCGGTTGTCCGGTACTGCCTCTGGTTCGCGCCATGCTTAAGCCATGGGAACGAAGATCCGCCAGGCCGCATGACCGGTTCAAAGTTTGA
- a CDS encoding polysaccharide deacetylase family protein — MKKTFPVALILILAGLFLALPLHPQEGGKSTAGSFKKICITFDNLPAERTYNKSERKWINEKILAALRKHNAPAAGFIIGDNLEGDSAIVRKWVEAGHTIGFHPYSGQAIGEVPIRLFIDDVARGMETADSLVSLSKQQGRYFRYPYLRYGATPELRKQLEEFFDHEHVTVAHVSVVTEDFVYNLSMEKLVGGSDSTRFGELRKEYVNHVLDCLGRAEGLAKEVAGRRVRQIIQLHANRINAMFLDFVLVAIFEKGYRFVSLEEALQDEIYRQQDAYYLDQNISYLERLRLSNPDLLPAVKQ, encoded by the coding sequence ATGAAAAAGACTTTCCCTGTCGCTCTGATTTTGATTCTGGCCGGACTATTCTTGGCATTGCCACTCCATCCCCAAGAAGGTGGAAAATCGACCGCAGGCAGCTTCAAGAAAATCTGTATTACTTTTGATAATCTTCCGGCAGAGCGGACATACAATAAATCCGAGAGAAAATGGATCAATGAGAAAATTCTGGCGGCGCTCAGGAAGCATAATGCGCCGGCCGCCGGATTTATTATCGGTGACAATCTTGAAGGTGATTCGGCTATTGTCAGAAAATGGGTGGAGGCTGGCCATACTATCGGCTTTCATCCCTATTCCGGGCAGGCGATAGGGGAGGTGCCGATCCGCCTATTCATTGATGATGTTGCCCGCGGAATGGAGACAGCCGATAGTCTTGTATCTCTGTCAAAACAGCAGGGCCGCTATTTCCGCTATCCCTATCTTCGGTATGGCGCCACTCCCGAACTTCGTAAACAGCTCGAGGAATTCTTTGATCATGAGCATGTTACGGTAGCTCATGTTTCGGTCGTGACCGAAGATTTTGTCTATAATCTATCCATGGAAAAGCTGGTCGGCGGTTCCGACAGCACCAGATTTGGGGAATTGCGCAAAGAGTATGTCAATCATGTCCTGGATTGTCTTGGCCGGGCCGAGGGCCTGGCCAAAGAGGTGGCCGGTCGCAGGGTAAGGCAAATCATTCAACTGCACGCCAACCGGATAAACGCTATGTTTCTGGATTTTGTTCTGGTCGCCATATTCGAAAAGGGGTACCGGTTTGTGTCGTTGGAGGAGGCTCTGCAAGATGAAATTTACCGTCAGCAGGATGCCTATTATCTGGATCAGAATATATCATATCTTGAAAGATTAAGATTGTCCAATCCTGATCTCCTGCCGGCTGTAAAGCAGTGA
- a CDS encoding DNA methyltransferase: MNRELDFSIRTVHEAIEGEIKKEGLKPKPVQPIEAPVLAEAHTAIYKMHRYYARRPHNVFAKLIMHYSNPGDLILDPFCGGGVTVVEGLKLRRRVIGIDLNPLATWVTKMEVAPINIDKFGALYTTWIAEVAGQIESLYKARCLECNRDGVAEWYEWSNVVVCPGCRKEIVLGTARKKGKGLFQCPNPQCGSLVEPSKCKISPDRMLAVVVRCKHCGTIEKRDANTTDIRRYEKIRKTAKAALKVHKLHVPGDLFPDMDRARDDNIFGKGIKYFKDLMTVRQQISCAWLKKKLPRDTGNIPELETLWHLYSSTLRYTNKFVFQSANWQSGKPVEWAGHNYWLPFHYIELNPLPYLAKRYAAFLSGKEEQALNIGSFCRFPATKTPWKELQDGATCYIINQSSHKIPLPDGSVDAIITDPPFGGNVQYGELSDFYLAWVKDFMGLKGLSDKNFEAIETRHSGFDGAKDRSHYEQMLYKIFIECRRVIKSDGWLVLTFHNRDIGVWMSLHRAALRAGFRLPLESESQNRGMVYQPPVQNYTQTIHQRAAGSMLGDFILSFKPVQPPARLEAIKEQLSTDEERDLRLKAEEIIRYHGGADETTLMTGLIPYLHERALLHRIAKYDLKTLLDNGPFIYVSKEKKWYTKDMVEESGSVKMRDFIPAEAFVQNLVHSFLSEKHSASMDELLILIYSNLVNSHRPQISTIERIVARFCVKKKMKGMKREVYVWNPHVKTPDEIKRALTLQTAIDFGSPASLDHNAIIKILAQIALKNGFSVHIGVTEQHKSPDLSALSAHLTGMEFGLPPEAFRIIKEIDLIIFQGSTILGAVEVATSISTFGKAVNNRFRNLLTVAPNLTITLAAIVNEVDLDKAHSELFMPANVKSGLAGSVLLLSTAHAVAEDIFLNKVLKGR; this comes from the coding sequence ATGAATAGAGAACTTGACTTCAGTATTAGGACGGTGCACGAAGCAATTGAAGGCGAGATCAAAAAGGAAGGGCTTAAACCGAAGCCAGTGCAGCCAATAGAGGCACCTGTTTTAGCAGAGGCCCACACCGCGATTTATAAAATGCACCGATACTATGCAAGGCGGCCACACAATGTCTTTGCAAAACTCATTATGCACTACAGCAATCCCGGTGATTTAATTCTGGATCCATTTTGTGGTGGTGGGGTGACAGTAGTGGAGGGACTTAAACTCAGACGCAGAGTTATAGGTATTGATTTGAATCCGTTGGCTACCTGGGTGACAAAGATGGAGGTCGCACCCATTAACATAGACAAATTCGGCGCATTATACACGACTTGGATTGCAGAGGTAGCCGGACAAATTGAATCCTTATATAAAGCCAGATGTCTGGAATGCAATAGAGATGGTGTGGCAGAATGGTATGAGTGGTCAAACGTGGTAGTATGTCCAGGATGTCGTAAGGAAATCGTTCTTGGCACGGCCCGAAAGAAAGGAAAGGGTCTATTTCAATGTCCCAATCCACAGTGTGGGTCATTGGTCGAACCTAGCAAATGCAAAATAAGTCCGGATCGAATGTTGGCAGTGGTAGTTCGTTGTAAGCACTGTGGCACAATAGAAAAAAGAGATGCGAATACTACAGATATTCGCCGCTATGAAAAAATAAGAAAAACAGCAAAGGCAGCTTTAAAAGTACACAAATTGCATGTCCCTGGAGACCTATTCCCGGATATGGATCGCGCCAGGGATGACAATATCTTTGGGAAAGGGATTAAGTATTTTAAGGATCTCATGACAGTGCGACAGCAAATTTCATGCGCCTGGTTGAAAAAGAAGCTGCCTCGTGATACGGGAAATATACCCGAGCTAGAAACGTTGTGGCATTTATATTCCTCCACTCTTAGATATACTAACAAATTTGTTTTTCAGAGTGCCAATTGGCAGAGTGGGAAACCTGTTGAATGGGCAGGGCACAATTATTGGCTGCCCTTCCATTATATTGAATTGAATCCTCTGCCATATTTGGCGAAACGTTATGCTGCATTTCTATCTGGCAAAGAGGAGCAGGCATTAAATATAGGTTCTTTCTGTCGGTTCCCTGCGACAAAAACGCCCTGGAAGGAATTGCAGGACGGTGCAACCTGCTATATCATTAATCAATCAAGTCATAAAATCCCATTGCCTGATGGATCGGTCGACGCCATAATCACTGATCCGCCGTTTGGGGGCAATGTTCAGTATGGCGAGCTCTCGGATTTTTATCTTGCATGGGTCAAAGACTTTATGGGTTTGAAGGGGCTGTCAGACAAAAACTTCGAGGCGATAGAGACCAGACACAGTGGATTTGATGGGGCAAAAGACCGATCTCATTATGAACAAATGCTTTACAAGATTTTCATCGAGTGCAGGCGCGTCATCAAATCCGATGGCTGGTTGGTACTGACTTTTCATAATCGAGACATTGGAGTTTGGATGTCCCTGCATCGCGCAGCCTTGCGCGCGGGTTTTCGCTTACCACTGGAATCCGAAAGCCAAAATAGAGGAATGGTCTATCAGCCGCCGGTACAAAATTATACTCAGACCATCCATCAGCGGGCGGCCGGCTCAATGCTTGGTGATTTCATTCTGTCATTCAAACCTGTTCAGCCACCTGCCCGGCTAGAAGCGATAAAAGAGCAGCTCTCAACAGACGAAGAAAGGGATTTGCGCTTAAAAGCAGAGGAGATAATTAGATACCATGGCGGGGCAGACGAAACTACATTGATGACCGGATTAATCCCTTATTTGCACGAACGTGCATTACTCCATCGTATTGCCAAATATGATTTGAAGACTCTATTAGATAATGGGCCATTCATATATGTGTCTAAAGAGAAGAAATGGTATACAAAAGATATGGTAGAGGAATCTGGATCAGTAAAGATGCGCGATTTCATCCCTGCAGAAGCCTTCGTGCAAAATCTTGTTCATAGTTTTTTGTCCGAGAAGCATAGCGCATCGATGGACGAATTATTGATTCTCATTTATTCTAACCTTGTAAATTCGCACCGACCGCAGATTAGTACTATAGAGCGGATTGTTGCCCGCTTTTGCGTCAAGAAGAAAATGAAGGGCATGAAACGGGAAGTATATGTTTGGAATCCGCATGTAAAGACCCCGGACGAAATTAAGCGCGCCTTGACGCTGCAGACGGCAATTGACTTTGGATCCCCCGCCTCATTGGACCATAATGCTATAATCAAGATACTGGCGCAAATAGCACTAAAAAATGGCTTTTCAGTACATATAGGAGTGACCGAGCAGCATAAGTCGCCGGATTTAAGTGCACTGAGCGCGCACCTGACCGGCATGGAATTCGGATTGCCACCAGAGGCCTTTCGTATTATTAAAGAAATTGATCTAATCATTTTTCAAGGTAGCACAATTTTAGGTGCTGTAGAGGTTGCCACTTCTATAAGCACTTTCGGTAAGGCAGTTAACAATAGGTTCCGCAATTTGTTAACTGTTGCCCCCAATCTCACCATCACTTTAGCGGCGATTGTTAATGAAGTAGACTTGGACAAGGCGCATTCTGAACTATTTATGCCAGCGAATGTTAAATCCGGCCTTGCTGGTAGTGTATTATTGCTGTCTACGGCGCACGCAGTTGCAGAGGATATTTTTCTTAACAAGGTTCTCAAAGGGCGTTGA
- the secG gene encoding preprotein translocase subunit SecG, with protein MFAVMVIFHTLVCVLLVIVVLMQSSKGEGLAGAFGGGGSGLTGAVFGGRGAASFLSKSTTILAIVFMVNCGTLAYVSSNRAGRQSVTSSESAVTREAAKEMERQTQQQQQQGLPVAPGQTGDQTQPTGTQPSGSETGLPPATEGGGK; from the coding sequence TTGTTTGCAGTAATGGTGATCTTTCACACTCTAGTTTGTGTTCTGCTGGTGATTGTGGTTCTGATGCAATCTTCCAAGGGTGAGGGTTTGGCCGGCGCTTTTGGCGGCGGCGGTTCCGGATTGACCGGGGCGGTCTTCGGAGGGCGCGGCGCGGCCTCATTTCTTTCGAAATCGACAACTATCCTGGCCATTGTTTTCATGGTCAACTGTGGCACTCTGGCCTATGTTTCCAGCAATCGTGCCGGACGCCAGTCCGTGACTTCGTCCGAATCGGCCGTGACCAGAGAGGCGGCCAAGGAGATGGAGCGGCAAACCCAGCAGCAACAGCAGCAGGGATTGCCTGTCGCACCCGGTCAGACCGGTGATCAGACACAGCCGACCGGCACGCAGCCATCAGGCAGCGAAACCGGCCTTCCTCCGGCGACCGAGGGTGGCGGCAAATAG
- the tpiA gene encoding triose-phosphate isomerase, giving the protein MRLKIIAGNWKMNKTNPEAAELTRALVNSIGKIDRPRVVLCPPFTALSEMAKVIKGSSIFLGAQNIYCQESGAYTGEIAPGMLLTIGVAYVILGHSERREYFSETDNIVNAKVKLALKTGLIPIVCVGEKLADRENGKTEEVVGSQMDGSLDSLSGDEIKKVAIAYEPVWAIGTGKTATTQMAQEVHVFIRNTLKRKYGEAAETVSILYGGSVNAENAASLLKEEDMDGALVGGASLKADQFTKIVNSV; this is encoded by the coding sequence ATGCGTTTAAAAATTATCGCCGGCAATTGGAAGATGAACAAGACCAACCCGGAGGCGGCTGAACTGACCCGGGCTCTGGTTAATAGTATCGGCAAGATTGACCGTCCGCGGGTGGTCTTATGTCCTCCCTTCACGGCCTTGAGCGAGATGGCCAAAGTGATAAAGGGGAGTTCTATTTTTCTGGGCGCGCAGAATATCTATTGCCAGGAGTCCGGGGCCTACACCGGAGAGATAGCTCCGGGGATGCTCTTGACAATCGGGGTCGCCTATGTTATTTTGGGACACTCGGAAAGAAGAGAATATTTTTCCGAGACAGATAACATTGTTAATGCCAAGGTGAAATTGGCGTTGAAAACCGGTCTGATACCGATTGTTTGTGTCGGTGAGAAACTGGCCGACCGGGAGAACGGTAAGACCGAGGAGGTTGTCGGCAGTCAGATGGACGGCTCGCTGGATAGCTTGAGCGGTGATGAAATAAAGAAGGTTGCTATTGCCTATGAGCCGGTCTGGGCAATCGGGACCGGCAAAACGGCCACGACGCAGATGGCGCAAGAAGTCCATGTTTTTATCAGGAATACACTGAAAAGGAAATATGGCGAGGCGGCTGAGACGGTTTCGATCTTGTATGGCGGCTCGGTCAATGCCGAAAATGCGGCGAGTCTTTTGAAAGAGGAAGATATGGACGGCGCTCTGGTAGGTGGAGCCAGTCTGAAAGCCGACCAGTTCACGAAAATTGTCAATTCGGTTTAA
- the gap gene encoding type I glyceraldehyde-3-phosphate dehydrogenase, translating to MGIKVGINGFGRIGRLVMKAARNSRLEIVGINDITDAPTLAHLLKYDSIHGKYPGEIGYDNGILMVDGQRIKVTAEKDPTKLPWGELGVQLVVESTGIMKGKADAGRHITAGAKKVLISAPAKEHDGTFVIGVNDKEYDKSKHDVISIGSCTTNCLAPVVKVLLDNFGIEKGFMTTIHSYTNDQKILDLPHKDLRRARAAALSMIPTSTGAAKAIAEVLPAMKGKMDGIAIRVPTPDASLVDLAAILSRETTKEEVNKVMKAAADGPMKGILEYTAEPVVSVDIIGNPHSSIFDSELTMVKGSFVKVFSWYDNEWGFSCRMVDMLEKML from the coding sequence ATGGGAATTAAAGTCGGCATCAATGGATTTGGAAGAATCGGGCGCCTGGTTATGAAAGCGGCCCGCAATTCCAGGTTGGAGATAGTCGGAATTAACGATATTACCGACGCTCCCACTCTGGCTCACCTTCTGAAATATGATTCCATCCACGGCAAATATCCCGGCGAGATCGGTTACGATAACGGGATTCTCATGGTTGACGGGCAGAGAATCAAAGTCACGGCCGAAAAAGACCCCACCAAACTCCCCTGGGGCGAACTGGGTGTCCAGCTGGTGGTCGAATCGACCGGTATCATGAAAGGGAAAGCCGATGCCGGCCGGCATATTACGGCAGGCGCCAAGAAGGTTCTCATATCGGCTCCGGCCAAGGAGCATGACGGGACTTTCGTGATTGGTGTCAATGATAAGGAGTATGACAAGAGCAAGCATGATGTCATATCTATCGGCAGCTGCACGACCAACTGCCTGGCCCCGGTGGTGAAAGTCCTTCTGGACAATTTCGGAATTGAGAAAGGATTTATGACCACCATTCATTCCTATACCAATGATCAGAAGATCCTTGACCTTCCTCATAAAGACTTGCGCCGTGCCCGCGCCGCGGCTCTTTCAATGATACCGACCTCGACCGGCGCCGCCAAGGCCATAGCGGAAGTGCTTCCGGCCATGAAAGGCAAGATGGATGGTATCGCCATTCGCGTCCCTACACCAGACGCATCACTGGTTGACCTGGCGGCGATATTGAGCCGCGAAACAACCAAAGAGGAAGTTAATAAGGTTATGAAAGCGGCTGCTGACGGCCCTATGAAAGGAATTCTCGAATATACCGCCGAACCAGTGGTCTCGGTTGATATTATCGGAAATCCGCACAGCTCCATATTCGATTCCGAATTGACCATGGTCAAGGGATCGTTCGTGAAAGTGTTCTCCTGGTATGACAATGAATGGGGATTCTCCTGCCGTATGGTAGATATGCTGGAGAAAATGCTATAA
- a CDS encoding 6-phosphofructokinase — MRVGVLTGGGDCPGLNAVIRAIVRKGIVNYNFEIIGIYQGWKGLIKEGLIKPLGLNDVSGILHRGGTILRTSRTNPFKVEKGVELIKKNLRDNKIDALIAIGGEDTLGVAGRLYEDGVKVVGVPKTIDNDVMGTDRTFGFDTAVNIATEAIDRVHTTAEAHNRVMVVEVMGRHAGWIAIESGIAGGADIILIPEKTAYVSEVCELIKKRHSRGKDFSIVVVAEGARIKKSHQTDEEVVVLQDMKLDAFGHVRLGGIGYRLAEMIEEDTGYEARVVVLGYIQRGGTPTAFDRVLATRFGVHAIDYVHRGEFGKMVALHGTKIEAVALKEVVGKTKTIDQELIDTAEVFFG, encoded by the coding sequence ATGCGAGTAGGAGTCTTGACTGGCGGTGGTGATTGCCCCGGCCTGAATGCTGTCATACGTGCCATTGTCCGGAAAGGCATTGTTAATTACAACTTTGAGATTATAGGTATTTACCAGGGTTGGAAGGGTCTGATCAAGGAAGGCCTCATTAAGCCTCTGGGGCTTAATGACGTCTCCGGGATTCTTCATCGCGGCGGTACGATTCTTCGCACCTCGCGCACCAATCCTTTCAAAGTGGAAAAGGGAGTGGAACTGATCAAGAAGAATCTTCGGGACAACAAAATTGACGCCCTGATCGCCATTGGCGGCGAGGATACCCTGGGTGTGGCGGGAAGACTTTACGAAGACGGGGTCAAAGTAGTCGGCGTTCCCAAGACCATTGACAATGATGTCATGGGGACAGATCGCACTTTTGGTTTTGACACCGCTGTGAATATTGCGACCGAAGCGATCGACCGGGTTCATACAACGGCCGAGGCTCACAATCGGGTTATGGTGGTGGAAGTTATGGGTCGCCATGCCGGCTGGATCGCGATTGAATCGGGCATTGCGGGCGGGGCCGATATTATACTCATTCCGGAAAAGACAGCCTATGTCTCAGAGGTTTGCGAGCTGATCAAAAAGCGTCACTCCCGGGGCAAGGATTTTTCGATAGTAGTCGTGGCCGAAGGCGCGAGGATTAAGAAGTCGCACCAGACCGATGAAGAAGTCGTTGTTCTTCAGGATATGAAACTTGACGCTTTCGGGCATGTTCGTCTGGGCGGTATCGGCTATCGTCTGGCCGAAATGATTGAGGAAGATACCGGTTATGAGGCAAGAGTGGTCGTCTTAGGATATATTCAAAGGGGCGGTACGCCGACCGCTTTCGACCGGGTTCTGGCTACGCGATTTGGGGTGCACGCAATCGACTATGTGCATCGCGGGGAATTCGGCAAAATGGTGGCTCTTCACGGGACCAAGATTGAGGCGGTCGCGCTCAAGGAAGTTGTCGGCAAGACAAAGACCATTGACCAGGAACTGATTGATACAGCAGAGGTCTTCTTTGGATAA
- a CDS encoding aspartyl protease family protein, translating to MKLTISIMIVLLILEGEARTQSQSLTEKAPKHLIEQAKKINSLKQTGTMQMAGMSGSCEIYFKAPNKVYVAIDLGIIESSEGYDGVTAWMKDQNGRVEEITGNEKKRIISNTYLTGQSYFLTDRMPGWSRLLKDTLMGELKYGIFIALPEGGDTIRLFQNMQTRRIEIVLEYIDEIPIYTYLSDFRVVDGVQIPFAGRSESSLPQLNSVMQFSEINVNIPLDDTIFQMPTTQPVDYFFPKSSDSVIIPMKYLRGHIFLEAEVKGKKNVFFILDSGAGLNVIERGFAGELGLTISGNISAKGVAGYESTAVAVLDTLTLSGVRLFDQRVAVIGLNDLSLETPGRLGGLLGYDLLSRFPVRIDYSRGELIFYNPERFVPPDSQYAVDLEFIMKAPVVTAEIDGHSGKFVVDLGNALELILHKSWVDKYNLEAGFSDIKEMAGGIGGIGGSARARAAVGNLFRLGTVEVKRPRLLIAAGNLGVFRSTELDGNIGNQMLQKFSILMDYSRKKLYILPGKE from the coding sequence ATGAAACTGACAATTTCGATAATGATTGTCCTGCTAATTTTGGAAGGCGAAGCCCGGACGCAGAGTCAATCGCTTACAGAAAAAGCGCCGAAGCATTTAATAGAGCAGGCGAAAAAAATCAATTCGTTGAAACAGACCGGCACCATGCAAATGGCCGGTATGTCGGGCAGCTGCGAAATCTATTTCAAGGCCCCCAACAAGGTTTATGTCGCCATTGATCTGGGAATCATTGAATCGTCTGAGGGGTATGACGGGGTTACAGCCTGGATGAAGGATCAGAACGGTCGGGTGGAGGAAATCACGGGTAATGAAAAGAAACGGATCATCAGCAATACCTACCTGACCGGTCAATCCTATTTCCTGACTGACCGGATGCCCGGCTGGAGCCGTCTCCTGAAGGATACTCTGATGGGTGAGCTGAAATATGGGATTTTTATCGCGCTTCCCGAGGGCGGGGATACTATCCGCCTCTTTCAAAATATGCAGACCCGGAGAATAGAAATCGTTCTTGAATATATTGATGAGATTCCCATTTATACTTATTTATCCGATTTTCGGGTAGTTGACGGAGTCCAAATTCCATTTGCCGGTCGCTCGGAATCCTCCCTGCCACAACTCAACTCGGTGATGCAGTTTTCCGAAATAAACGTCAATATTCCGCTGGATGACACCATATTTCAAATGCCGACGACTCAGCCGGTCGATTACTTCTTCCCGAAGAGTTCCGATTCGGTCATTATTCCAATGAAATATCTGAGAGGGCATATTTTTCTCGAGGCGGAAGTGAAAGGGAAGAAGAACGTCTTTTTCATTCTGGATTCGGGAGCGGGACTGAATGTCATAGAAAGGGGTTTCGCCGGGGAATTGGGGCTGACGATTTCGGGCAATATTTCGGCCAAGGGAGTGGCCGGTTATGAATCGACCGCGGTGGCAGTGCTGGACACTTTGACTCTGAGCGGCGTGCGGCTTTTCGATCAGCGGGTGGCAGTGATTGGTTTGAACGACCTCAGCCTGGAAACTCCCGGCCGGTTGGGCGGGCTTCTGGGATACGACCTTCTGTCGAGATTCCCCGTCCGGATCGATTATAGCCGGGGAGAACTGATTTTTTATAATCCGGAGCGCTTTGTGCCACCCGATTCCCAATATGCGGTGGACCTCGAGTTTATTATGAAAGCCCCTGTGGTGACGGCTGAAATTGATGGGCATTCCGGCAAATTTGTAGTGGATTTGGGGAACGCTCTGGAGTTAATTCTCCATAAGTCATGGGTGGACAAATATAATCTGGAAGCGGGATTTTCCGATATAAAGGAAATGGCCGGCGGTATTGGCGGAATTGGTGGTTCCGCCAGAGCGAGAGCTGCGGTCGGAAACCTTTTCCGTCTGGGCACGGTTGAAGTGAAAAGACCGCGGCTGCTTATCGCGGCGGGGAATTTAGGAGTGTTTCGGTCGACAGAATTGGATGGCAATATTGGAAACCAGATGTTACAGAAATTCTCGATATTGATGGATTATAGCCGGAAGAAACTCTATATATTGCCGGGCAAAGAGTAG
- the rodA gene encoding rod shape-determining protein RodA: MMGIDLRELDWHLLAPAIILSIIGIFLIYSAQYDATTGSSLGFYIRQLIWLVVAIVALFVVIRIPLRILDVIAYPYYLFALLMLLLVLLVGSARMGASRWFALGPLSVSPSDIGKLAILIALSRYFAYSKLAPESKRRLTLSALMTIIPVLLIMKQPDLGTSLVFVALLLSLWFWSGLSPYYLILIVSPLISLLAAFHWIPWIIYLAILIFYILLLRPGLVFGFFTVVINLAFGVFTPFVWNRLADYQKLRVLTFLDPGRDPRGAGYQIIQSKIAIGSGGFLGKGYLGGSQSQLKFLPERHTDFIFSVLGEEFGLLGTTFIVLLFAYLFYHGMKIASRCRSKFASNLAWGALTILFFQFYVNIGMTFGLMPVTGLPLPFVSYGGSSLVLAWSLIGLIILADRNRMEY, translated from the coding sequence ATGATGGGGATTGATTTAAGAGAGCTTGATTGGCACCTGCTGGCGCCAGCCATCATTCTTTCCATTATCGGCATTTTTCTTATTTACTCGGCCCAATATGATGCCACAACCGGTTCTTCGCTTGGTTTTTATATCAGACAGTTGATCTGGTTGGTTGTTGCCATTGTGGCCCTGTTTGTGGTTATCCGCATTCCCCTGCGGATTCTGGATGTCATTGCTTATCCATATTATCTATTTGCCCTGCTAATGCTTCTCCTGGTTCTTCTTGTCGGCAGCGCGCGCATGGGCGCATCGCGCTGGTTTGCTCTGGGACCGCTCAGCGTGAGCCCCTCCGATATCGGCAAACTGGCGATATTGATTGCTCTTTCGAGATATTTTGCCTACTCCAAACTGGCGCCGGAATCAAAAAGACGTCTTACGCTTTCCGCTCTAATGACCATAATTCCAGTCCTGCTGATCATGAAACAGCCTGATCTGGGAACTTCACTGGTCTTTGTGGCCCTTCTCCTAAGCCTCTGGTTCTGGTCGGGATTATCGCCTTATTATCTTATACTTATTGTTTCGCCGCTGATATCGTTACTGGCGGCGTTTCACTGGATACCCTGGATCATCTACCTGGCGATCCTTATTTTCTATATTCTTCTGCTGCGTCCCGGCTTGGTTTTTGGATTTTTCACCGTTGTCATAAATCTTGCTTTTGGTGTTTTTACCCCGTTTGTCTGGAATCGTCTGGCCGATTATCAGAAACTGCGCGTGCTCACTTTCCTTGATCCCGGACGCGATCCCCGCGGCGCGGGTTACCAGATTATTCAGTCTAAAATAGCTATCGGCTCCGGGGGATTCCTGGGAAAAGGGTATCTGGGCGGTTCACAAAGTCAGTTGAAATTTCTGCCGGAAAGGCACACCGATTTTATCTTTTCCGTCCTCGGCGAGGAATTTGGTCTTCTGGGAACTACTTTTATCGTTCTCCTTTTCGCGTATCTTTTCTATCACGGGATGAAGATTGCATCCCGGTGCCGCTCCAAGTTTGCTTCGAACCTGGCCTGGGGAGCGCTGACCATTCTATTCTTTCAGTTCTATGTCAATATCGGGATGACTTTCGGTCTTATGCCGGTGACCGGATTGCCCTTGCCCTTTGTCAGCTATGGCGGTTCGTCGCTGGTGCTGGCCTGGTCGCTAATAGGCCTGATTATTCTTGCCGATCGCAACCGAATGGAGTACTAG